The Triticum aestivum cultivar Chinese Spring chromosome 3A, IWGSC CS RefSeq v2.1, whole genome shotgun sequence genome includes a region encoding these proteins:
- the LOC123061615 gene encoding probable long-chain-alcohol O-fatty-acyltransferase 1, whose translation MQALGRPTSASELRALAWTTLLVPMFAVYARYACRRLRPGWPRLAALLPTLPVFVYLPCLFNSYHLRLFSTFFHTWLAANKLVLLAFDLGPLKPSLPLLPFLLCAGLPIKLREGPQPTSHSASPGPPVADFLLPCGRSVLFLTGLALLFPHTGSLPLYVVHYLYCAQIFLTLDLVFSSVGLVAAAVLGSAMERQFRAPLVVASVNDFWGRQWNLMAVDLLRASAYKPVRARWGRDAGVLAAFLMSGVLHELLYWYMTLEPPTGEMLLFFTLQAAFHVAERWARVAGLWRPPKAAAYLIGTTVMVVTISELFFGPFIRAGIDVRMIQEAADAVQLVRAVAKRLIVRPFGAGSS comes from the coding sequence ATGCAAGCCCTCGGGCGGCCCACCTCTGCGTCGGAACTGAGGGCGCTCGCCTGGACGACGCTCCTTGTTCCGATGTTCGCGGTCTACGCGCGCTACGCCTGCCGCCGCCTCCGTCCGGGCTGGCCCCGCCTCGCCGCACTCCTTCCGACGCTCCCCGTCTTCGTCTACCTGCCGTGCTTGTTCAACTCCTACCACCTCCGCCTCTTCTCAACCTTCTTCCACACCTGGCTCGCCGCCAACAAGCTCGTCCTCCTCGCGTTCGACCTCGGCCCGCTCAAACCATCCCTGCCCCTCCTCCCGTTTCTCCTCTGCGCCGGCTTGCCCATCAAGCTCCGCGAAGGTCCGCAGCCTACCAGCCATTCTGCGTCACCGGGACCGCCCGTCGCCGATTTCCTTCTCCCCTGCGGCCGCAGCGTTCTCTTCCTCACCGGCCTCGCCCTGCTCTTCCCACACACTGGTTCGCTCCCTCTCTACGTCGTCCACTACCTCTACTGCGCACAAATCTTTCTCACGCTCGATCTCGTCTTCTCTTCTGTCGGCCTCGTCGCCGCTGCCGTGCTGGGCTCGGCCATGGAGAGGCAGTTCAGAGCGCCGCTCGTGGTCGCGTCGGTTAACGACTTCTGGGGCCGGCAGTGGAACCTGATGGCGGTGGACCTCCTCCGCGCGTCGGCGTACAAGCCGGTGCGAGCCCGGTGGGGCCGGGACGCCGGCGTGCTGGCCGCGTTCCTCATGTCGGGCGTCCTCCACGAGCTGCTCTACTGGTACATGACGCTGGAGCCGCCCACGGGCGAGATGCTGCTCTTCTTCACGCTCCAGGCCGCTTTCCACGTCGCCGAGCGATGGGCGAGGGTTGCCGGGCTGTGGCGACCGCCCAAGGCGGCGGCGTACCTTATTGGCACCACCGTTATGGTCGTCACCATATCGGAGCTCTTCTTCGGGCCGTTCATCAGAGCCGGCATAGACGTGCGTATGATTCAGGAGGCCGCCGATGCGGTGCAGTTGGTTAGGGCCGTGGCTAAGCGTCTCATCGTCCGTCCATTTGGGGCTGGTTCGAGTTAG